From the genome of Streptacidiphilus rugosus AM-16, one region includes:
- the glnII gene encoding glutamine synthetase: MSYKAEYIWIDGTEPTAGLRSKTKVLVDGAEPGVWGFDGSSTNQAEGHSSDRVLQPVFTCPDPIRGGDNVLVLCEVLNIDGTPHETNHRAALRPIAEQFAAQESIFGIEQEYTFLTEEGRPLGFPEGGFPAPQGPYYCGVGAGKVVGREIVEKHMDACIEAGLAICGINAEVMPGQWEFQIGPVGPLEVSDHMWVARWLLHRIAEDYNVVVSLDAKPAKGDWNGAGAHTNFSTKAMREGYDAIITACESLGASQDIVMEHVTQYGSGVEERLTGKHETAPWNEYSYGVSNRGASVRIPWQVEVDKKGYIEDRRPNANVDPYVVTRLLVNTCCSALEKAGLV, encoded by the coding sequence GTGAGCTACAAGGCTGAGTACATCTGGATCGACGGCACCGAGCCCACCGCCGGACTGCGCTCCAAGACGAAGGTCCTCGTTGACGGCGCCGAGCCCGGCGTGTGGGGCTTCGACGGCTCCAGCACCAACCAGGCCGAGGGCCACTCCTCGGACCGCGTGCTCCAGCCGGTCTTCACCTGCCCGGACCCGATCCGCGGCGGCGACAACGTGCTGGTCCTGTGCGAGGTCCTCAACATCGACGGCACCCCGCACGAGACGAACCACCGCGCGGCGCTCCGCCCGATCGCCGAGCAGTTCGCGGCGCAGGAGTCGATCTTCGGCATCGAGCAGGAGTACACCTTCCTCACCGAGGAGGGCCGCCCGCTCGGCTTCCCCGAGGGCGGCTTCCCGGCCCCGCAGGGCCCGTACTACTGCGGCGTCGGCGCCGGCAAGGTCGTCGGTCGCGAGATCGTCGAGAAGCACATGGACGCCTGCATCGAGGCCGGTCTGGCCATCTGCGGCATCAACGCCGAGGTCATGCCCGGCCAGTGGGAGTTCCAGATCGGCCCGGTCGGCCCGCTCGAGGTCTCCGACCACATGTGGGTGGCCCGCTGGCTGCTGCACCGCATCGCCGAGGACTACAACGTCGTCGTCTCCCTGGACGCCAAGCCGGCCAAGGGCGACTGGAACGGCGCGGGCGCGCACACCAACTTCTCCACCAAGGCCATGCGTGAGGGCTACGACGCCATCATCACCGCCTGCGAGTCCCTGGGCGCCAGCCAGGACATCGTGATGGAGCACGTCACCCAGTACGGCTCGGGTGTCGAGGAGCGTCTCACCGGCAAGCACGAGACGGCCCCGTGGAACGAGTACAGCTACGGCGTCTCCAACCGTGGCGCCTCGGTCCGCATCCCGTGGCAGGTCGAGGTCGACAAGAAGGGCTACATCGAGGACCGTCGCCCGAACGCGAACGTCGACCCCTACGTCGTCACCCGCCTGCTGGTGAACACCTGCTGCTCCGCCCTGGAGAAGGCCGGCCTGGTCTGA